The proteins below come from a single Salinilacihabitans rarus genomic window:
- a CDS encoding prephenate dehydrogenase — translation MDVLIVGAGSMGTWFGRAVDASVTFADVDPDAAAAAAEAVGGAVGGDVDSLAGDGEGRYDAVCLAVPMGAVERAIEAHADRAERALVDVSGAMAPPLSAMAERAPDRERVSLHPLFAPERAPGSIAVVRDRAGPVTDALLADLEARGNDLVETTAAEHDEAMESVQAAAHAAVLAFALAADPVPEGFETPVYEELRELVEVVTDGTPRVYADVQRTFEGAADVAEAAAALAAADDDEFARRYREAAEKWRDDAADGDRGADDAGDANGGDGA, via the coding sequence ATGGACGTACTGATCGTCGGCGCGGGGTCGATGGGGACGTGGTTCGGGCGCGCGGTCGACGCCTCGGTCACGTTCGCCGACGTCGACCCCGACGCCGCGGCGGCCGCCGCCGAGGCCGTCGGCGGGGCCGTCGGCGGGGACGTCGACTCGCTCGCGGGCGACGGCGAGGGCCGCTACGACGCCGTCTGCCTCGCGGTGCCGATGGGGGCCGTCGAGCGAGCGATCGAGGCACACGCCGACCGGGCCGAGCGCGCGCTCGTCGACGTCTCGGGGGCTATGGCACCGCCGCTGTCGGCGATGGCCGAGCGCGCGCCCGACCGCGAGCGGGTCAGCCTCCACCCCCTGTTCGCGCCCGAGCGCGCCCCGGGGTCGATCGCGGTCGTCCGCGACCGCGCGGGACCGGTGACCGACGCCCTCCTCGCCGACCTCGAAGCGCGGGGCAACGACCTCGTCGAGACGACCGCGGCCGAACACGACGAGGCGATGGAGTCGGTGCAGGCGGCGGCCCACGCGGCCGTCCTCGCGTTCGCGCTCGCGGCCGACCCCGTCCCGGAGGGGTTCGAGACGCCGGTCTACGAGGAGCTCCGAGAACTGGTCGAGGTCGTGACCGACGGCACCCCGCGCGTGTACGCGGACGTACAGCGGACGTTCGAGGGGGCCGCGGACGTCGCCGAGGCCGCGGCCGCGCTCGCGGCGGCCGACGACGACGAGTTCGCGCGCCGCTACCGGGAGGCGGCCGAGAAGTGGCGGGACGACGCGGCAGACGGCGACCGCGGCGCCGACGACGCGGGCGACGCGAACGGGGGTGACGGCGCGTGA
- a CDS encoding NAD(P)/FAD-dependent oxidoreductase — protein MRVGIVGAGAAAAAATVALSTERPDAEVTVLEKSGGVGGRAATRRRDGVVYDYGANYVKSDDPRVVDLLTDALGTDGLVDVAEPVWTFDRDGTVAEGRDDDAHKWTCREGLTQVAKRLFARTDATIRRETRVETVRRGGSDEDDAWTLVDADGRERGPFDAVLLTPPAPQTATLLGDAEWADDRRAELADAAALVPYRTVWTGVLHYPFELDRPYYALVDVDRTHEVGWIAREECKPGHVPDGESLLVVQASHEWSVARYDEPPAENLAELAGHAAALLGDDRLRDPDWTDHQGWRYALPEAGVDDGPIDRAASAGLYVAGDWVAGEGRVHAALRNGLDVGDRIARER, from the coding sequence ATGAGAGTCGGCATCGTCGGCGCCGGCGCGGCCGCGGCGGCCGCGACGGTCGCCCTCTCGACGGAACGCCCCGACGCCGAGGTGACGGTCCTCGAGAAGTCCGGCGGCGTCGGCGGCCGGGCCGCGACCCGGCGCCGCGACGGCGTCGTCTACGACTACGGCGCGAACTACGTGAAGTCGGACGATCCGCGGGTCGTCGACCTGCTCACGGACGCCCTCGGGACCGACGGCCTCGTCGACGTCGCCGAACCGGTCTGGACGTTCGACCGGGACGGGACCGTCGCCGAGGGCCGGGACGACGACGCGCACAAGTGGACCTGCCGGGAGGGGCTGACGCAGGTCGCGAAGCGACTGTTCGCCCGGACCGACGCGACGATCCGTCGGGAGACGCGCGTCGAGACGGTCCGGCGAGGGGGAAGCGACGAGGACGACGCGTGGACCCTCGTCGACGCCGACGGGCGCGAGCGGGGGCCGTTCGACGCCGTCCTGCTGACCCCGCCGGCACCCCAGACGGCGACCCTCCTGGGCGACGCGGAGTGGGCCGACGACCGCCGCGCGGAACTCGCCGACGCGGCCGCCCTCGTCCCGTACCGGACGGTCTGGACCGGCGTCCTCCACTACCCGTTCGAACTCGACCGCCCCTACTACGCGCTCGTCGACGTCGACAGGACCCACGAGGTCGGCTGGATCGCCCGCGAGGAGTGCAAGCCCGGCCACGTCCCGGACGGCGAGTCGCTGCTCGTCGTTCAGGCGAGCCACGAGTGGTCCGTCGCGCGCTACGACGAGCCACCCGCGGAGAACCTCGCGGAACTCGCCGGCCACGCGGCCGCCCTCCTCGGCGACGACCGCCTCCGCGACCCCGACTGGACGGACCACCAGGGGTGGCGCTACGCGCTCCCGGAGGCCGGCGTCGACGACGGGCCGATCGACCGCGCGGCGTCGGCGGGGCTGTACGTCGCGGGCGACTGGGTCGCCGGCGAAGGGCGGGTCCACGCCGCGCTCCGGAACGGGCTCGACGTCGGCGACCGGATCGCACGCGAGCGGTGA
- a CDS encoding M24 family metallopeptidase: MDVDLSPLREFLDAEGLDGYLIDDDASDADQRYVSGFSAPDPYQTLVTDDGVHLLVSGLEYGRATKEADADTVTRTSAYDFQELREEYGPYEAKARGLAAFLDDHGVDSVAVPRTFPTGTADGLREQGVAVTVEPEGIVADVRAVKTDEEVAWIRETQAANEAAMAVAEGLIAGADVEDGVLVRDGEPLTSERVKTEIEIELLRHGCALDETIVACGADAADPHDRGSGPLEPNSPIVIDIFPRDKETKYFGDMTRTFVRGEPGEEVKRRYEVTREAFEAALEAVEAGVTGAAVHDAACDVIEDAGYDTLRSDPDAETGFIHSTGHGVGLEVHEPPSVSPVGEELEPGHAITIEPGLYDPDVGGVRIEDLVVVTEDGYENLTDYPVSIEPVER; this comes from the coding sequence ATGGACGTCGACCTCTCGCCCCTGCGCGAGTTCCTCGACGCGGAGGGACTGGACGGCTATCTCATCGACGACGACGCCTCGGACGCCGACCAGCGGTACGTCTCGGGCTTCTCGGCGCCCGACCCCTACCAGACGCTGGTGACCGACGACGGCGTCCACCTGCTGGTGTCGGGCCTCGAGTACGGCCGGGCGACGAAGGAGGCCGACGCCGACACCGTGACCCGGACGTCGGCGTACGACTTCCAGGAACTGCGCGAGGAGTACGGCCCCTACGAGGCGAAGGCACGCGGCCTCGCGGCCTTCCTCGACGACCACGGCGTCGACTCGGTCGCGGTGCCGCGGACGTTCCCGACGGGGACCGCGGACGGCCTCCGCGAGCAGGGGGTCGCCGTGACCGTCGAACCGGAGGGAATCGTCGCCGACGTGCGCGCGGTCAAGACCGACGAGGAGGTCGCGTGGATCCGCGAGACGCAGGCGGCCAACGAGGCCGCGATGGCCGTCGCCGAGGGGCTGATCGCGGGCGCGGACGTCGAGGACGGCGTCCTCGTCCGCGACGGCGAACCGCTGACGAGCGAGCGGGTGAAAACGGAGATAGAGATCGAACTCCTCCGGCACGGCTGTGCGCTCGACGAGACCATCGTCGCCTGCGGGGCCGACGCCGCCGACCCCCACGACCGCGGTAGCGGACCGCTCGAACCGAACTCGCCGATCGTGATCGACATCTTCCCGCGGGACAAGGAGACGAAGTACTTCGGCGACATGACCCGGACGTTCGTCCGCGGGGAGCCAGGCGAGGAGGTGAAACGGCGCTACGAGGTCACGCGGGAGGCGTTCGAGGCCGCCCTCGAAGCCGTCGAGGCGGGGGTCACCGGCGCGGCCGTCCACGACGCCGCCTGCGACGTGATCGAGGACGCCGGCTACGACACCCTGCGCAGCGACCCCGACGCGGAGACGGGGTTCATCCACAGCACGGGCCACGGCGTCGGCCTCGAAGTCCACGAGCCTCCGAGCGTGTCGCCGGTCGGGGAGGAACTCGAACCCGGCCACGCGATCACGATCGAGCCCGGACTCTACGACCCCGACGTCGGCGGGGTACGGATCGAGGACCTCGTCGTCGTCACCGAGGACGGCTACGAGAACCTCACCGACTACCCCGTCTCGATCGAGCCAGTCGAGCGGTGA
- a CDS encoding NUDIX hydrolase: protein MDISERSIHKVESHLQALSAEYGDFERIEKTWNVSLSTYRGIVERFEQGGFGGAGVWITNEPGAVLLVRNEGDEGWSDPGGKVEGGESFEEGAKREVREETGVQCRLTGLCEVHIITHRPDNTDVPPIHAPIVIFHGEYVSGDPRPREGEIEEVGWFREPPANVLYEEVRTRPYPACD from the coding sequence ATGGATATCTCCGAGCGAAGTATACACAAAGTAGAGTCTCACCTTCAGGCTCTCAGTGCAGAGTATGGTGATTTTGAGCGAATTGAGAAGACGTGGAACGTCTCATTATCAACGTACCGAGGCATCGTTGAACGGTTTGAGCAAGGGGGCTTTGGGGGTGCAGGTGTATGGATCACGAATGAACCAGGGGCGGTTTTACTGGTACGTAACGAAGGGGATGAAGGCTGGTCTGACCCTGGGGGGAAAGTAGAGGGTGGTGAATCCTTCGAAGAGGGCGCAAAACGAGAAGTCCGGGAAGAAACAGGTGTCCAGTGCCGACTGACGGGCCTTTGCGAGGTACATATCATAACGCACCGACCTGACAACACAGACGTGCCCCCTATCCACGCACCAATCGTGATCTTCCACGGGGAGTACGTGTCTGGAGACCCACGGCCTCGTGAAGGCGAAATCGAAGAAGTTGGGTGGTTTCGAGAGCCGCCAGCGAATGTGCTATACGAGGAAGTGCGAACAAGACCGTACCCGGCTTGCGATTAA